In Vicia villosa cultivar HV-30 ecotype Madison, WI linkage group LG7, Vvil1.0, whole genome shotgun sequence, the DNA window ctataatcaacacataatctcatcaaaccttctttcttcttgaccaatagaacaggtgcaccccacggcgatacactaggacgaataaatatcttctcaagcaactcttcaagttgactcttcaactctttcagcTCAGAAGCGGACATCCTATACGGAGCCATCGATAcgggactagttccaggaactaaatcaattgAAAACTCAACTTCTTGTTCCGGTGGTAAGTCAATTATATCatcaggaaatacctccgcaaatTCACAAACTATAGGCAATTCCTCAATGGTTCTCTTCTCGCGCACATCTAAGGTTGCTAACATCATAAACAATTCAGCTCCACCTTGAACTGATTCGTCGACTTGCTTAGCGGACAAGAATAAATCTTCTTTAACCCAATTctcaggaaagatgaccgtcttatcaaaacagttgatatacacacgattaaattccaaccaattcatacccaaaaccacatcaagttgttctaaaggaagacaaactaaatcgatcccaaaatccctaccaaagatactcaatggACAATTCAGACAtacataagaagtagaaacagaacccatagcaggtgtatcaataaccatacttctacgcatatcagataatacaagattcaatcttctagcacaatccaaggaaataaaagaatgtgttgcaccagtgtcaataatagcaatcaaaggtgtaccattaatgaaacacgtaccttaaATTAGCCTCTCATCAGTAGTGGCTCCTGCACCAGACAATGCGAACACTTTTCCTTttgcttgctccttctttggcttgtcaCATTTTGTACTAACGTGGCCTTTctctccacagttgaaacaagtcacatTCGAACCACCTCTACAATTAGTAGCTATGTAACCATACTTTCCACACTTGAAGCAAGTAGTAACCTCTTTCTTGCACTCAGCAACTTTATGACCCTCAACACCACATTTGAAACACTTAGGTGAAGTAGAAGATCCTCCCcaacttggcttcttgccaaaaccagcttgtttcctcttgtcatcatacggtttcccacgatcCTGATTCTTTCCTTTCAAACTCTTGTAGATAGAGGCACTCtctctactatcctcatcataaatccgactcttgttaaccaattcagtaaaacgggtaatctgttggtaaccaatagccttcttgatatcatgtctcaagccgttcacaaacttcaaacatttAGATCTCTCAGCATTAGCAGTATTATAGTggggacaatacttgataagctcctGAAACTTAGCAGCATAAACAACAACGGTACCATTTCtttgcttcaactcaaggaactccacctctttcttcccacgaaaatcttcaggaaaatagttctccaagaagacatcacggaaaagatcccaagtaaccTCAATGCCATCTTCTTCAAACCTCTGAAGAGTGTTGTTCCACCAATcttcagcttccttttccagcataTGAGTATCAAACTGCACTCTCTGAGCATCAGTACAGTTCATAACTCTGAAGATCTTCTCAATTGCCTTCagccaagcttgagctttatcagGTTCATGTTCACCTTCAAAAACAGGAGGATTATTCCTCTGGAATCTCCCTAAAGCACGGtactcatcatcatctccatttcGGTTACCAGCATTCGCTTGAGGAATCTGACCAATGGAGCCATCCAACATCCTCAACGCctcagcaatagcatcatcattcctACCTGCAACCATCGTCCTAGACAACCAAACAACCATGCAAACAGTATCGATTGTGTCAGATACATAAATCAAATACAACAAGATAAGAAAACATTAAAgactattgaccaactggtcgaccaggctctgataccactaatgtaacaccctttttTATACCCCataatatttaacatataatcagagaataacatgcatataattcaaaagggcgtcacattgatgattttagaagaactaaaaaccttaaaaaaattgacagcatttatctacacagcacaatactcctggtcattttaataacactcaatatcaaatcacaatttaacctggatatgcattcacaacggaaatatatgatactcatgtgatggTAGTTCACATTTCCGATTGAATAAGATGACTAGCACAATAACACCTCCTATCACTATATATATGTCTTCacgttttattcaaaataaacacatatatatatatatatatatatatatatatatatatatatatatatatatatatatatatatatatatatatatatatatatatatatatatatatatatatatatatatagctagtAGCATTATCAATGAAGTAAATTATGgtgtttcacatttttctttaCCCAAAATAATTCAATAGCAGCATTTCCCATTTAATCATTCATGCATTGACTCACATTGTTACTTTAACAACTAGGTAGTAATAATAGCACTTTTATCATTTAATGTATTGTTACTACATGCTTCTTTTAAATGGCCAAGGAATGCTACAGGGGCGGTACATTAGAGGGATAGAGAAAAGAAAGTACTAGTCCATCTCCCAAGTAAATACGCTACAGTAAGGGAGATATTACAAGTGGTGTTCAGTTGTTTTCAATTTCGCCAATGGTACTTCACTATGAAATAAAAGTAGGTGGTGTttaattcaaaaaaaacaagCAGTAGTATTTTCTCGGTTTTCTTCAATTGGGACAGAATGGAACAGTATGTTTCATACAATAAGGTGCTAGTTCAAGTGATCATTTAATAATGCTACACGCTACAGGGAAAAGGCATTGAATTTGGTTTCCACGTTTCTACTGCGGATTCAACAATTATTATTAGTAACATGTTCCTATGGTAAAGATAGTAGGGCCCACAGTTTAATTGGTCAAGAAAGAAAACATTGGAACCAAAATCATGAATTAAAGATAACCAGAAAAATTGGAACACGACACTACATTCGCGACACTACATTCGTGGCGCATACACAGTCAAGCTTGAAGCCACTACCTTTGGTCATCATCACCATGTGTTGATGTCATTCGGTGACCTCCAACCTATGCTACTTGGATATTTCATTTTCACAAGCGTATGAACACAGGGTGTTCATTTTCCAGTATTAAATCTTGTTTTCAAACCCAATTTTTTCTACAGGTTCCAATACactaaacaaaatttaaattacAGATTTCATTAGATTTAACTATGAACAGATATAAATATGTTAAGCTACCAATTACCacattatactagcccacaatgattagggattctcccccttacctcttgttttctcctccaaaaccctagcttcctcttcttgttcctctcctccacttctattcttgaaaaccagCAAAATGATAAGTAATGTTTCTACTACTCCtcatttcctctcttactatctttatttaatATGTTGGGCCTTAAAAATAATAACACCCTATAATTGCTCATAActccaataaataggcccaattaatctaactctctaataatttaattaattctattaaacacaaatgcactcaagtttaattaattaaattaataattaaacctcataataattaaataattaattaacactctaaaaaaaatataaaatattataataaaataaatactaaaaaaacgGGTTGTTACAATAAGCTATTATATAGAACAAATGAAGTGTGTTATATGAAACTTGCACTTGGCCAAACTGTTACAAACCAAAATTCTTAATATCTTATAGAACCTGTAATTATCACCGCTTCTAAAAGGAATACCAATCTGAACAATAGAATAACCTAAGAATACCGTTTGTAAAATCACCAACAATCACAATTATAAATCTCATATTCATAATCAATCACACatacaaaacaaattaaacacACATAAAATCTCAAAATTTAAAACAAGATATTGAGTTGATTAATCACAACAGAGTCATACCAAAATCATATAGCTGTGCTGATTAATATATCCAAAATCAGTAACAAAATGGTGTGGTAGCTACAAGTACAGGATTCGACTTGAATTAACTTTAGAAAACAAAGGTCTATTGTGCAAACCAAATAAATTCCGCTCAATTTGTTTCAAAAAATCAGAACATATCCTAATGATAAATGTCAACATAGGCTCTATTTTGACATGCACTATAGAATCTCTATTCTCAACAACACACTAAGTCTATGTTTGGTTTCACGTTTGAGGCATCTAGAATTGATTCTGCACgtctagaattgattttgatgtGTTTGGTTGATCTCGAGCAGAATTGGTTATGCTTTAAACGTGATTTTTAAACGCGATTCTTAcataaaatttattgttcaagTGGTCCTCCCTACCATGTCCAGCGCCAATAACCACTaaactgaaccaactaacaattgGTAAAAGTATTTATCTTTAAGGAGTACTTGTACGATAATACATTTCACTTTGCATAATTAACTTTAAGacccaaaattttattttaaagaatttcttttatattttaaagGTGTTTTCaataatttactttttcaaataaacttaAGCCAACTTCATTTTTTCAAACAACCCTCGAGTTTTTATGCCAATACACTCTTATTATTTAGATAAATATATATGGATCTCTTCCCGTTAGAAGTGGAAGATGTATTTATgatagaaatttattttaaataaatactattttaacTAAATATCACAAATTGTGTCAAATTTGAACTAACAATAAACAAAATTGTGAAATAAATTATTCCAAACATTCACGAAAATaaagttttatttatattaaagttTCAACAATAACTcgagagaaaaaaattaataaataactcataataacataaattaatcatcacaattacCCCCTGGTCCTCCGAATTGAAGAGAATATCCAACTTCACTATCATATGTTCCATAATATTTAACAGAATAACACTTAGGTTTATCACAGACTTCTTCTATCTCATTTTGTTTGGGTTCAATGTCTGTTGTGGAGTTATTAACTTGATATGTAACATATCGAAAATAACTTGCATGTGTATATATGCGATCAGGATAATATCCAGAACCCATTGGCGGATTAGAATCACCCTCAAGAGATGATGTTCTACCACCCCATCCTACTTGAGTGGCATAGTTCAAGTTGGAGAATAATGTTGTGGGAAAATATCCAAGCAACTCATTTTCAAAAATTAGCAACCAATTATATGTTTGAGGATCCTGGTCACAAAAACAAATTGTATTATGGAATGAATTTAAGGCTTTCATGTTAAATGAATAATTTCTAATTCCATGAAAATATTTGGTTGTAAAAAATTGAACACATGTATCTTctatgtttaatattttttttcttattggaGAAAATTGCATGGTATAGAAAATTAGGAATAACCTGAGCAATAGATATTTTCATTTCAATCATCTGTCCACCATATATAGATGTATTATCAATTCTTCCACCAAAATAGTTGTTTTGGCTAGTTTGAATAAATCCAAAACATTGTAAATTATAGCACCCGCTTGTCTTGAAATTATCAGTCTGTCAAATTATTACAACATCAAATTATataatgaaaaaattaaaattttatttaacataAAAGTAATTTTCAAAATGCGGGAAAGATATAAGATCATATTTAAccaaatataaaatgaaaataggATTTTACCCCAACAAAATTTTGTACTTTGTAAGCTAATAaaccttaaataaaaatatataaacagaAGAAATAAGTAGGGCAATAAAATTTCCTACCGTCCATACGGCATAAAAATGAGTTGCATCATCATTGTATAATTGTGGAGCCacctaacataaatttataaatttcaaattaacaaataattcaatatatatatatatatatatatatatatatatatatatatatatatatatatatatatatatatatatatatatatatatatatatatatatatatatatatatatatgcactgACACAATATACTATCATCTAGTAGAAAACCAACAATATAtcatgttattaaaaaaaaatgggttgtaattgaatacatggttgtgattggttgacagtgtaaaactattttatactgttagtgcatcacccattttttcatatatatacatcacaaccatgtattcaattacaacccttttttttttaataacatgaTATATTGTTGGTTTTCTACTAGATGATAGTATATTGTGTcagtgcatatatatatatatatatatatatatatatatatatatatatatatatatatatatatatatatatatatatatatatatatatatatataggggacgactcaagtgagaacacttggttattatgagaaatgagaacaatgaatcacgaccattagatttgattttaatggactggattgatttctctttctgtgttgatttaaaataaatattaaggatcacggaaagagaaatcaatccagtccattaaaatcaaatctaacggtcgtgattcattgttctcatttctcataataaccaagtgttctcacttgagtcgtcccctatatatatatatatatatatatatatatatatatatatatatatatatatatatatatatatatatatatatatatatatatatatatcacaaaaATTAAACTTACATGCCATCCCATGCCGATATAACTTGTGCCGTCAGGCCCACTTCGAACATACATCACAGAAGAActtgtttgattgtttttaatattaacaTTATAAACACGACTTGTTCCAGAAACTCCATTATACGATTCATAAATTCCAGGTTTTGATATGACTTCTGCATACTACAAATATCATAATTTTGTGTAATTTATCTGCATACTAAGATAATTATAATGATAGGTATAAAAAACTAATAGGTACAAACATAAACTTACATGGTTACCGTGAGTATTTTCAAACACACCattattaaaatatgattttcctccaattaaatcatttttagtTGCTCTCTTAATCGGAACAGTTCCAGTTGGACACTTGTCTTCTTGAAGCCCAAATACAGCCTTAATTGATGAAgtcttttcacttttttctttagTTCTAAGTTTAAAGCGGGGTCTTTTCTATAGTTGATacacacaaaaaaataaatacaaattcaAATATAACAGAAATGTATTGATACTGTATACCTGCAATTTATGATTCTTGAGTAAAGGATCATCAAAAGCTGGTTGCTTATAAATATCAATGCAATCAACAATATCCCCAAATTTTGTCTAtaaaaatcatattcaaacaaACACAAAGTTAGATATGTAACAAGATGAAGTAACTCATAAAAACAGTATGCAATACATGGATACTCTTTAAGGGAACTTTATTAATCCTCTTTAACTCTCGTTCAATTTCCAAGTCTTCTTTCATTGTATGGCATGTAACACACCCCACTAAACACACGACAAAGAATAGTATATTgaacatttttattaaattatcttGACAAATAAAAATGATTTGATGTGGGTTATGGTTTAGTCTTCTCTCATTTTATAGTTACGATTCAACAAATAATAAGGACAttgaaattgaattaaaattaaatttcatGAATGTTAactaattttagattttttcctatttcttttattatttcgaTCATGAATGTTTAGATGATTTTATTgtctattttgaaaattattattcCTATAATGAATTTTATACTTTATATTTtgattatttaatgaataaaagaaacaaaatcagacttctttctttctttgttagAAATTACAGTGTTCATCTTAATAATCAAATACATTTATTGTCTATAATTGAAACAATATCAatgatattaataaaatattgtttacCCTTTTTTCAAAACTGCATCCTAATAAAAAgtgattatatttaaatttatttgtctCCATGCAGTTATGTTATCATTTGGTTTTGGTCACCTATGAGCTGTTAGGTAGTATTGAGCGCCTCTGCCCCGACCTTCGGATCCTTGTCGCCGGCCTAAACAGGTAAGTCAATTCATCTCTACTCTACACAACTGCCTCTAACACTGTCAGTTACGATACACTCTAATCGCGTGCGAGTAACAATGTAACAGAGAAAAGGTGAAGCTCTCGTCGGCAGACATTCTATATATATTGAGCTTATACATATATGACTTACATGAacgaatatttatataaaattaaaagggATGGAAGTGTGATATATGGAAATTCAGGAGTGAAGAGAGAAGAAGGAATATGTTTTGCATTGTAATATTTTCCAATCTTAGAGTTACTGTTACATtgaggcatatatatatatatatatatatatatatatatatatatatatatatatatatatatatatatatatatatatatatatatatatgctattCAAAACTATAcaaaccagtgttttaaaaaccggaccggccggtcggaccggtcgaaccgaaaaccggtctggttcaatagtcggatcgggtatgccatcaaaccggtgaaaaccggcagtttaattgcttttttttttcttttttttactttatttaaaaaaaattaaacttttttttaacatttcttttaaaatttttttaatatatttagtagtgtattacttaaatagcattctcacatagtttttttcgttagtgacaaattaaaaactttattgtctatttgttatctttgctaataaattttcttaaatagcataaacatattgaattttatttgattttctttttaggaggattctattttgaattaaatttggtacacattggagttattttgttataaactattcaattagattatgttgtaattagactttgtttgcaattagactttgtaattttgtactattttgttatgtgtgatacctttgtttaaaatttgaatttaagttatgaaactgtgaatttatgatatgatatttttaaaagattTAAGAGCTAGTTATAATtctttagagactgaatcatccggttcgaccggttttatacttatataatgacaggtctattcaaccgagttatccggtttaattcgGTTTGATTGTGCGGTTCCACCAGTGatccagtggttcgaccgataaaccagtgacccagtactctCACCGATTCattgaccggtccggtttttaaaacactgatacaAACTATGTAGTACGTGTACATGAATCATACTACTCTACTTCTACATAGTTTGGCTGGCTTATACTATAGAGAGATTTAACTTTAAGCCCATTCACTTTTTGTATAGCCCAATACTGAAGTTTTAACGTTAATTGagtaaaaaatgtatataaactCTTGCATTTATCAGCAAAAACTATACTTGCCATCAGTATTCAATAGTACGTGTACATGAATCATACTACTCTACTTCTACATAGTTTGGTTGGCTTATACTATAGAGAGATTTAACTTTAAGCCCATTCACTTTTTGTATAGCCCAATACTGAAGTTTTAACGTTAATTGagtaaaaaatgtatataaactCTTGCATTTATCAGCAAAAACTATACTTGCCATCAGTATTCAATGCATGATGCATTAGTATAGGTGATGGATGATAGGAAGCTAATCCTACCAAGTCTTTAGAACTAGGATTTCAACAATAAAAGGTAAAGACATtaaaattaaagataagaaaatagagataaaaataagTTAGTTGATTTCTTTGATAGTTTTTTTCACTTCTCAATGAGTACATATATAGTAGTAGAAGTGGATAGTAACTAAAAGCCCAATAACTAATTAAAGGCCCAAATACTACTAGAATCCAATAACAATACTAATAACTATTAATATAAATTCTATAATACTCTTCTATCATTGCCAACCCcttcaaaaacaaccttgtcctcaaggttataAAATTTGCTCATAAAACCTTATTATACTAGATCCACTACTTGAATGGTGACCATAGCTGCCATAAAGGTACTCAAATATCCACGGGAATCCCATTGTTTCCCTTTTTTTCCATTCTCACTGATGTAATGTAGTCATAAGATCCTGCAATAAAAAACGAAAATTTTTCTCTTTTGGTTACCGAGGTCACAATTTTGGCAACTTCAAAAGTGGCTACCTTGGATACAAGCTCTTCATCCAACCACATGTAACAAGACCATAACCTTCCCATCTTTTTATGCCTAATTATATTTATTCTTTCAAACTTAACAACTTTGATATAAGTTATTCCcatatttttgtgatgaatcgTCATCAAAAGTTCAGCCTCAGTTTGAAATTTCGTCGACCTTTGAGCTGAAGATGCAGAAAGTATTTGGACTGCAGTTTTATTGCCTTTTTTCATCTGACCATTATAAACACTTCCGAACCTTGTCACATGTCTCATATTTCCAACCCATGTTATCAAATAGCTAAAACTAGTGTGTTCAAAAATCATCCTCAAACCACATTGCTGAACACCACCCTTTGTATCCCATTCTTTGCCATGCACTTTtgtaaaatccaaaaaaaaattggaaaaaatgaTAGCTCAAAATATCTTTACTGTAAAATAAAGTATTCTTATAATCATGAACTTCCAAAACTCTTATGCTCCCATCTCTAATAGCTTTCTTGACTTGATTCCATAGGAGACCCCAACTAGAAAATCATAATCAGCCTCTAAAAAAACAAGTCTCGACTTTCACACAATCCATTTTATGCATACAAGAAGTTTGGAAAATTAAATTTTGGAATTCTCTACTGACATCGAAAGTCGAAACAGTAAATTTGTTTCCAACTTGCAAGCTTATGGGTTTTCCATTTGTCCCAATGTTTGATATATATCTATAATACTCAGTTTGCTTCATTGTCTCCAAACATGCAAGTATTTTTAAAACACCACAAACAAGGTCATAAATGGAAGTATATAGTGATTGATACCTGGTTCTTTTAAACCTCTTCAAAATAAAGGAATCAGACCACGGTCGGGAACAGGTTATTTGTGTTGCTTCGTGGGATTTCACATTAGTTTTTGAGAAGCTTGGAAAAGGAAACATTGCATATGGCTGTTGAACCTGATGAACAGCCTCTTTACTTGCAACAGAACTATAACTAGTAGGTACCTCATGTGGATGAACTGATGGATCTGTAGGGAAGTTTGCTTGTTCAAATGAAACAGTTGGATCTCCGATGCTGGTGCCGTCTCTAGCACTACATGAATGTCCATCTGAAGTATAAGTTGCTTTTAAACTGACATATACATCCTCATGATCCAATTCCATCGCCAACAAAACATAATCAACTTTCTTAGCAACTTTGACCGCTTCGTTGATTTCAGCAGAAACACACTTTGTTTCATCATTACAACCAGGATAATAAATACTCTTCTTAGTAAAAATCCCAAAGCCTTGGAATATTGTTACCAAATTAC includes these proteins:
- the LOC131619406 gene encoding protein neprosin-like, which produces MFNILFFVVCLVGCVTCHTMKEDLEIERELKRINKVPLKSIHTKFGDIVDCIDIYKQPAFDDPLLKNHKLQKRPRFKLRTKEKSEKTSSIKAVFGLQEDKCPTGTVPIKRATKNDLIGGKSYFNNGVFENTHGNHYAEVISKPGIYESYNGVSGTSRVYNVNIKNNQTSSSVMYVRSGPDGTSYIGMGWHVAPQLYNDDATHFYAVWTTDNFKTSGCYNLQCFGFIQTSQNNYFGGRIDNTSIYGGQMIEMKISIAQDPQTYNWLLIFENELLGYFPTTLFSNLNYATQVGWGGRTSSLEGDSNPPMGSGYYPDRIYTHASYFRYVTYQVNNSTTDIEPKQNEIEEVCDKPKCYSVKYYGTYDSEVGYSLQFGGPGGNCDD